A window of Methanofastidiosum sp. contains these coding sequences:
- a CDS encoding DUF2207 domain-containing protein — protein sequence MAETKQITVLVLVTLLIGATALLLLPKGPIFFEGDLVVDNYEVTFLSDGTLTERYTYDVKSSGQYRMLFRYWDDILSFEKLGRPYIEFVSVEYPTGTIGYVKDYKGDVRLYGDQSYIYTIDSLAYTNEVGAYNPSYYNKGKYTIEYKYILHPPIQYDSEVSHINLKFQREHILIKNFKITLPKEYIVKVYPHPPNLKISEDPTHIFITGSSPENELLEVELLLKPEYINVINGFPEQINGVRQKTELANLFYTVPFYAAKILYALTSLLLIVVPFIFLYIYYRYGKEKSFTVPEFLSFVPNDKLKPWVINLLFKGEANKFDMNSFYATLLDLHKRHKIEIKEKVNPKYITIQLKDKTDLDHFETKVIEFIERVGTDGIVDTETISSLAKSARKNVTSQKTMLSYQSSLNSITNVKSTDRMIIKNYIVEGRNRTLPILLSGILFAIIAILMLIFIPFATNAVSSLIASIIIVIQAIIAMAFPTTLFGLWKNDSYKEKLEWDAFTKFLSDLALMRKYSPADILMWGEWLVYGTALGVGDKVEAAMKALNVKIEDINVVPYHAINRSFIPISSYTPPSSGGGGSGGFGSGGGFGGGGGFGGGGVGGR from the coding sequence ATGGCGGAAACAAAACAGATTACAGTACTAGTGCTAGTTACACTTTTGATAGGTGCAACGGCACTATTGCTACTGCCTAAAGGACCAATCTTTTTTGAAGGTGATCTCGTAGTGGATAACTATGAGGTCACTTTTCTTTCTGATGGTACGTTAACTGAAAGATATACTTATGATGTAAAGAGTTCTGGCCAATACCGAATGCTTTTCAGGTACTGGGATGACATACTTTCATTTGAAAAACTTGGGAGACCTTATATTGAATTTGTAAGCGTTGAATATCCTACTGGAACAATTGGTTATGTTAAAGATTACAAAGGTGATGTGAGATTATATGGGGATCAATCATACATCTACACTATAGATTCTTTAGCCTATACAAATGAAGTTGGGGCATACAACCCTTCATATTATAATAAAGGTAAATATACAATAGAATACAAGTATATTCTGCACCCTCCTATCCAATATGATAGCGAAGTGAGCCATATTAATCTTAAGTTTCAAAGAGAGCATATACTTATCAAAAACTTCAAGATAACTCTCCCGAAGGAATATATAGTAAAGGTATATCCACATCCACCAAATCTTAAAATCTCAGAAGATCCGACCCATATTTTTATTACTGGATCTTCGCCAGAAAATGAACTTTTAGAAGTTGAACTTCTTTTAAAACCAGAATACATCAATGTGATAAATGGCTTTCCAGAACAAATAAATGGAGTTAGGCAGAAAACAGAACTGGCCAATTTATTTTATACTGTACCTTTTTATGCTGCAAAGATTCTATATGCCTTAACAAGCTTATTGCTTATAGTAGTTCCTTTCATATTTTTGTATATCTATTACAGATATGGCAAAGAAAAAAGCTTTACTGTGCCCGAATTTTTGAGCTTTGTTCCTAACGATAAATTGAAACCTTGGGTTATCAATCTTCTGTTTAAAGGTGAGGCCAATAAGTTTGATATGAACTCATTCTATGCAACTCTTCTAGACCTTCATAAAAGACATAAAATTGAGATCAAAGAGAAAGTAAATCCAAAGTATATTACCATTCAACTGAAAGACAAAACTGACCTTGATCATTTTGAAACAAAAGTAATTGAATTCATAGAACGAGTAGGTACTGATGGAATAGTTGATACTGAAACAATAAGCTCCTTGGCTAAGAGTGCAAGAAAGAATGTCACTAGTCAAAAAACTATGCTAAGTTATCAATCGTCTCTAAATAGCATTACAAATGTGAAATCAACTGACAGGATGATTATAAAGAATTATATAGTTGAAGGAAGAAATAGAACCCTTCCCATATTACTTTCCGGTATATTATTTGCCATAATTGCAATTCTTATGCTCATATTCATACCTTTTGCCACTAATGCTGTAAGTTCCCTTATTGCCTCCATTATAATAGTTATCCAGGCAATAATTGCAATGGCTTTTCCAACAACACTATTTGGACTATGGAAAAATGACAGTTACAAAGAAAAACTTGAGTGGGATGCTTTTACAAAATTCTTGTCGGATCTTGCACTGATGAGAAAATATTCGCCAGCGGATATCCTCATGTGGGGAGAATGGCTTGTCTATGGAACTGCACTTGGAGTAGGGGACAAAGTTGAAGCAGCAATGAAAGCCCTAAATGTGAAGATAGAAGACATAAATGTAGTTCCTTACCACGCCATAAATAGATCTTTTATTCCGATTTCTTCCTACACCCCCCCTAGCAGCGGTGGTGGCGGTAGTGGAGGATTTGGAAGCGGCGGCGGATTTGGTGGTGGCGGTGGCTTCGGCGGCGGAGGTGTCGGAGGACGTTAA
- a CDS encoding type II toxin-antitoxin system ParD family antitoxin has product MKLISVQIPEAYMNGLDELVNYGYFPNKSEAIRSAIRDMLKNELGGFRSLRNEGISGKIK; this is encoded by the coding sequence ATGAAACTCATATCAGTACAAATACCAGAAGCATATATGAACGGGTTGGACGAGTTGGTAAATTATGGATACTTTCCTAATAAGAGTGAAGCCATAAGATCAGCTATCAGAGACATGCTAAAGAACGAACTTGGTGGGTTTAGGTCACTTAGAAATGAGGGCATATCTGGAAAAATAAAGTAA
- the ftsZ gene encoding cell division protein FtsZ → MKGILENASRYTQTNNFEETVAELEGIGHARIICAGCGGAGNNTINRLSMLGGVMGAETIALNTDRQHLENIQADKKFVIGKELTKGLGAGGDPSIGWEAAQEDRHKLKELFKDANLVFVSAGMGGGTGTGSAPVVAEVAKECGALVVGVVTLPFRMEGSHRFEKAIQGLEAFRRYADTVITLDNNKLLQLVPNMPIDYAFSVSDEVLAEMVKGITETITQPSLVNLDYADVRTIMQDGGVAVIGVGESNTKNRVEEAVHEAMTCKLLDVDYKHAKGALVHVSGGSNMTLNEANRVGEIVNSIMDPEAKIIWGARVDEGLKDSMRVMLIMTGVKSPFISGRAADGDIELQPFERDARRKKMGGAEGFGRSIDWAKYGIDDLFS, encoded by the coding sequence ATGAAAGGCATCTTGGAAAATGCTTCAAGATATACTCAAACTAATAACTTTGAAGAAACTGTAGCGGAATTAGAAGGCATTGGACACGCTAGGATAATATGTGCTGGTTGTGGTGGTGCGGGTAATAATACAATAAATAGACTTTCAATGCTTGGCGGAGTTATGGGCGCCGAAACAATTGCCTTGAATACCGATAGACAACACTTAGAAAATATCCAAGCGGACAAAAAGTTTGTTATAGGAAAAGAGCTCACAAAAGGTCTTGGAGCAGGGGGAGACCCTAGCATTGGCTGGGAAGCCGCTCAAGAAGATAGGCATAAATTAAAAGAACTATTTAAAGACGCTAATTTAGTTTTCGTCTCTGCAGGTATGGGGGGAGGAACTGGAACGGGAAGTGCTCCCGTTGTTGCTGAAGTTGCAAAAGAATGCGGTGCTTTAGTTGTGGGAGTTGTAACCTTACCATTTAGAATGGAAGGATCTCACAGATTTGAAAAAGCAATTCAAGGACTTGAAGCCTTTAGGAGATATGCAGACACAGTTATCACACTAGATAATAATAAGCTACTTCAACTTGTTCCAAACATGCCAATTGACTATGCATTTAGCGTATCTGACGAAGTTCTTGCAGAAATGGTTAAAGGAATCACTGAAACCATTACACAACCAAGTCTTGTTAACTTAGATTATGCAGATGTAAGAACAATCATGCAAGACGGGGGAGTTGCAGTAATAGGAGTCGGGGAATCAAATACAAAGAACAGAGTCGAAGAGGCAGTCCATGAAGCAATGACTTGTAAACTATTAGATGTTGACTATAAACATGCAAAAGGTGCTTTAGTTCACGTTTCAGGTGGTAGCAATATGACTTTAAACGAAGCCAACAGAGTTGGAGAAATTGTTAACTCAATAATGGATCCTGAAGCAAAGATTATATGGGGCGCAAGAGTTGACGAAGGACTAAAAGATTCTATGAGAGTAATGCTTATAATGACCGGAGTAAAATCACCGTTCATATCTGGAAGAGCTGCAGATGGTGACATAGAATTACAACCATTTGAAAGAGACGCAAGAAGGAAAAAAATGGGTGGCGCAGAAGGCTTTGGTCGAAGCATTGATTGGGCTAAATATGGAATAGATGATCTATTTAGCTAG